The Helicobacter fennelliae nucleotide sequence AATGTGGTGCTTTCCCAGCTCATACCACCTAAGATTCCAATAATTTTCATATTTCCTCCTTGTGTTGTGATAGATATTTATCCTAAACCATAAAATTAAACTATTATTCACAAAATCTTCATAAATTAACCTATATACTTTCTCAATCAAAAAGTAAAAATAGCAAAAAACATAAGCACAGAACAAAAAACAAAACAAGACAAAGCACAGAGGTAATGAAAAATCAAGCAAAATATAATAAGGCGATAAAGAATAAAGAAAAAGGATAGTGCCAAAAGACAAATGCAAATTAAAAAGCTGAAAAGTTGCAAGTGCAGGCAAAGTGCGGTATTTTTTCTCAATTTAATTAAGAGGCTTAAGTGTATGAAGCCTCTTTAATGTATAGCAAATTATTTTGCAACTTATGACGCTAGATTTGAAATGATTTTATAGATATTCTGATGATTTTTAACGCTTGACTACTCTTTGACAAGTCGAAAGCCCACATTTGCGTAAGTCTTGCTTGCTTCTCTGCCCTCTTCTCTATTTTCTGTCCTACATTCTGTGCGCTTAGAATCCCACGCTCCACCTTTTACTGCTTTATAATCGCCTACATTTCCTCTTACTTGTCTTGATGTAGAAGTCCATTCCCACACATTACCCAACACATTGATCGCACCAGAGGTTGAAAGCACATTATCACGAGCATTTACAGGCTCCACTCCCTTGCCCTCACCAGCATTAAAATCTGCGTCCTTTGGCATATGCCCTGCGGCTTGCTCCCAGCACTCCTTAAAGACATGACAAAGTGGATTCTCTTTTGCTTCGTCCTATCGTCCTC carries:
- a CDS encoding SUMF1/EgtB/PvdO family nonheme iron enzyme → MPKDADFNAGEGKGVEPVNARDNVLSTSGAINVLGNVWEWTSTSRQVRGNVGDYKAVKGGAWDSKRTECRTENREEGREASKTYANVGFRLVKE